In one window of Nicotiana tabacum cultivar K326 chromosome 12, ASM71507v2, whole genome shotgun sequence DNA:
- the LOC107820764 gene encoding glutamate receptor 3.3-like: protein MNALWIFVLCLLCFGVGSDGLSGNGTSRPAVVNVGGIFTFDSTIGRVAKIAIQEAVKDVNSNSSLLRGTKLVVKLQNSNCSGFLGMVGALKFMETDVVAVIGPQSSVVAHSISHVANELQVPFLSFAATDPTLSSLQFPYFLRTTQSDLYQMTATAEIVEYYGWKEVIAIFVDDDYGRNGVSALDDALAARRCRISYKAGISPGAAVTRGDVMDVLVKVALMESRIIVLHAYPPLGFMVFSVAHYLGMMGDGYVWISTDWLTSVLDSSFPLPQDKMDIMQGVLVLRQHTPESENKRAFSSRWNKLTGGSLGLNSYALHAYDTVWLVAHALDSFFNQGGTISFSDDTKLQSVEGSNLHLEAMSIFDGGPLLLKNLLQSDFIGLTGPFKFNPDKSLVLPAYDIINVIGTGFRRVGYWSNYSGLSVSPPESLYSRPPNRSSTNQKLYSVVWPGNNVQKPRGWVFPNNGKQLRIGVPIRVSYREFVSQIPGTNNFKGFCIDVFTAAVNLLPYAVPHQFVPFGNGHENPSYTEMVKLITTGNFDGVVGDIAIVTNRTRVVDFTQPYAASGLVVVAPFKKLNSGGWAFLRPFSGQMWGVITIFFLFVGIVVWILEHRTNDEFRGPPKQQLITILWFSLSTLFFAHRENTVSTLGRMVLIIWLFVVLIINSSYTASLTSIFTVQQLYSPIKGLESLKETDEPIGFQVGSFAERYLEEIGIPKSRLVALGSPEQYATALQRGPGKGGVAAVVDERPYIELFLSNQCKFRIVGQEFTKSGWGFAFPRDSPLAVDLSTAILTLSENGDLQRIHDKWLSRSACSLENAELESDRLHLRSFSGLFLICGIACFIALLIYFLQIMHKYRQAAKAEAISDGSTGSRSKRLQTLLSLIDEKADKSSRDSKRRKVDRSVSDENMENDLGRDSRRREPQVSSQNEVH, encoded by the exons GCTTTGGAGTGGGTTCAGACGGGTTGAGCGGAAATGGCACTTCAAGGCCAGCTGTCGTGAATGTAGGAGGTATTTTTACATTTGACTCTACAATTGGCAGAGTTGCCAAGATTGCAATTCAGGAGGCTGTTAAAGATGTTAATTCCAACTCTAGCCTCCTCCGAGGAACCAAACTAGTTGTGAAATTGCAAAATTCCAATTGCAGTGGGTTTCTTGGCATGGTTGGAG CCTTGAAATTTATGGAGACTGATGTTGTTGCAGTAATAGGCCCACAATCTTCTGTAGTTGCCCATTCTATATCCCATGTTGCTAATGAACTTCAAGTTCCTTTCTTATCATTTGCTGCTACCGATCCCACACTCTCCTCTCTTCAGTTTCCTTATTTTCTTCGGACAACTCAAAGTGATCTGTACCAGATGACTGCAACAGCTGAGATCGTTGAATATTATGGTTGGAAGGAGGTTATTGCGATATTTGTTGATGATGACTATGGGAGAAATGGTGTCTCTGCATTAGATGATGCACTTGCAGCAAGGCGCTGTCGCATCTCATATAAAGCAGGTATTTCCCCTGGAGCTGCTGTAACTCGAGGTGATGTTATGGATGTTCTGGTAAAGGTTGCACTAATGGAATCTAGAATCATTGTTCTACATGCATATCCTCCCTTAGGATTCATGGTCTTTTCAGTGGCACACTATCTTGGAATGATGGGTGACGGTTATGTATGGATATCCACGGATTGGCTTACCTCTGTGTTAGATTCCTCTTTTCCCCTTCCACAAGATAAAATGGATATCATGCAAGGAGTTCTTGTTTTGCGTCAACACACTCCAGAGTCTGAAAATAAAAGAGCATTTTCATCTAGATGGAACAAGTTGACAGGTGGTTCATTAGGGCTTAATTCCTATGCACTTCATGCATATGACACTGTTTGGTTAGTTGCACATGCCTTAGATTCATTCTTTAATCAGGGAGGGACTATTTCATTTTCTGATGATACTAAGTTGCAATCAGTTGAAGGAAGTAATCTTCACCTTGAAGCAATGAGTATTTTTGATGGTGGGCCACTTCTGCTGAAGAACTTACTGCAGAGTGATTTTATTGGTTTGACGGGGCCATTCAAGTTTAATCCAGACAAATCTCTTGTTCTTCCAGCATATGATATCATAAATGTAATTGGAACGGGTTTTCGGCGTGTTGGTTACTGGTCTAACTATTCTGGCTTGTCCGTTTCGCCTCCTGAGTCCCTTTACTCGAGGCCACCTAATCGTTCAAGTACAAACCAAAAACTTTATAGTGTTGTATGGCCTGGAAACAATGTACAAAAGCCTCGTGGATGGGTTTTTCCAAACAATGGTAAGCAACTGAGAATAGGGGTGCCAATTCGAGTTAGTTACCGGGAATTTGTGTCTCAAATTCCAGGCACTAacaattttaaaggtttttgcaTTGATGTATTTACTGCTGCCGTAAACTTATTGCCGTATGCTGTTCCACATCAATTTGTCCCCTTTGGAAACGGGCATGAAAATCCAAGCTACACTGAAATGGTGAAGCTAATCACAACAGGG AATTTTGATGGTGTTGTTGGTGACATCGCAATAGTTACAAATCGAACTAGAGTTGTCGATTTCACACAGCCATATGCTGCATCTGGACTTGTTGTTGTGGCCCCATTCAAAAAGTTGAACTCAGGTGGTTGGGCCTTCCTAAGACCCTTTTCTGGTCAAATGTGGGGAGTtatcactattttctttctctttgttgGGATAGTTGTGTGGATTTTGGAGCACCGGACAAATGATGAATTTCGTGGGCCTCCTAAACAGCAGCTAATAACCATTCTATG GTTCAGCCTTTCAACTCTCTTTTTTGCCCATA GAGAGAATACTGTAAGCACGCTTGGTCGCATGGTGCTGATCATATGGCTCTTTGTTGTTTTGATAATAAATTCAAGTTACACTGCAAGTTTGACCTCCATCTTCACTGTGCAACAACTGTATTCTCCTATTAAAGGACTAGAAAGCTTGAAAGAAACTGATGAACCTATTGGGTTCCAAGTGGGTTCTTTTGCCGAACGGTATTTGGAGGAAATCGGTATACCAAAATCCAGACTTGTTGCCCTTGGATCACCGGAACAATATGCTACGGCACTTCAACGCGGTCCTGGAAAAGGGGGTGTAGCTGCAGTGGTGGATGAAAGGCCATATATAGAACTTTTCCTGTCAAACCAGTGCAAATTCAGGATTGTAGGTCAAGAATTCACCAAAAGTGGGTGGGGTTTC GCATTTCCTCGGGACTCTCCGTTGGCTGTTGACTTGTCAACTGCAATTTTAACGCTATCTGAAAATGGAGATCTCCAGCGAATACATGACAAGTGGTTATCAAGAAGTGCATGCAGTTTAGAGAATGCTGAGCTTGAATCAGATCGCCTTCACCTGAGAAGCTTTTCAGGCCTCTTTCTTATATGTGGGATTGCATGCTTTATTGCTCTCCTAATATATTTCCTCCAAATTATGCATAAGTATCGCCAGGCTGCCAAGGCTGAAGCTATTTCAGATGGTTCTACTGGTTCACGTTCTAAACGTCTTCAAACTTTATTGTCACTTATTGATGAGAAAGCAGATAAATCAAGTAGAGACAGCAAGAGAAGGAAAGTAGACAGATCAGTTTCTGATGAGAACATGGAAAATGACTTGGGAAGGGATTCCAGGAGGAGAGAACCACAGGTTTCTTCTCAGAATGAAGTTCATTAG
- the LOC107820778 gene encoding serine/threonine-protein kinase/endoribonuclease IRE1a-like: MRGYFLIIFFLAIVLIAVVYGAPSNSEGSDPEVEVPTTSEVPPSTSLLPLKPKRDTAIIAAPDGTIHLLELKSGELIWSFRSGASIYSSYQALSDYQGDSNNVTIEDDNFYIDCGEDWKLYMHGNGFEKVELPFSAEEFLKRTPYVSDGGIMLGSKKTTVFIVDAKTGKLINTFRSDVFPLEGDTDVGQNPIVAREDVEEWAAAQDTDSEALNPLYIMRTDYALKYTSSKTGKVLWYLMFADFEASQQCKQIESFVGDLSDQEDQLNSGYGVCPTKPAVHRVRNLRSLESLFASGRPQNALSGNEALSLPASYPVLKPVTELSGLNEADIIRSSPSPMTKEFGVMRLLSGDNGHLNMSPPSMAKEFGVMRLPSGDNGDINTITKSDALVHSYNWSSVVLNASMLLIAVFSFAYTVLWKRWKLHKQATDPELHVTSKKKKARKSGLSKKSTRGEKNKKTNHNDDAEVSGGFPEIGKSEKVLELNLFKYGSLVYHRKIGKLLVSNTEIAKGSNGTIVLEGIYDGRPVAVKRLVQTHHEVAVKEIQNLIASDQHPNIVRWYGVEYDQDFVYLALERCTCSLYEFTSSFSSSCQKQFSGDDQDAGCLTDCTVKFQWKSGDKEDFPLWKPNGYPSAHLLKLMRDMVHGLAHLHELGIVHRDLKPQNVLIVKERSISAKISDMGISKHLAGDMSALTKNSTGSGSSGWQAPEQLRDERQTRAVDLFSLGCVLFFCITGGKHPYGDSLERDVNIVNNQKDLFLIENIPEAADLISALLHPKPELRPKAVEILHHPFFWNSEMRLSFLRDASDRVELEDRENGSKLLEAVESVKTVALGGLWNEKMDSAFINDIGRYRRYKYDSVRDLLRVIRNKLNHYRELPKEIQGILGQVPEGFESYFSTRFPRLIIEVYKVFHAYCLEEDIFQKYFRGNQI; this comes from the exons ATGAGAGGTTATTTCCTCATCATATTCTTTTTAGCAATTGTGCTCATAGCTGTTGTATATGGAGCTCCATCAAATTCTGAAGGATCCGATCCGGAAGTTGAGGTCCCAACTACCTCAGAAGTTCCACCTTCAACTTCTCTATTGCCTCTCAAACC TAAACGCGATACAGCGATTATAGCTGCTCCAGATGGCACGATCCACCTGCTGGAGCTAAAATCAGGAGAACTTATCTGGTCATTTAGGTCAGGGGCATCCATTTATTCTTCTTATCAAGCTCTCTCTGATTATCAAGGTGATAGTAACAATGTTACCATTGAGGATGATAACTTCTATATAGATTGTGGTGAAGATTGGAAACTATACATGCACGGGAATGGCTTCGAAAAAGTG GAGCTTCCATTCAGTGCGGAAGAATTTCTAAAGCGTACTCCATATGTCTCAGATGGTGGAATCATGTTGGGATCAAAGAAGACCACTGTATTCATTGTTGATGCTAAAACCGGGAAACTTATCAACACATTTAGGTCGGATGTGTTTCCTTTAGAAGGTGATACAGATGTTGGACAAAATCCAATTGTAGCAAGGGAGGATGTTGAAGAATGGGCAGCAGCGCAGGACACAGACTCGGAAGCTCTAAATCCACTCTACATTATGAGAACAGACTATGCTCTGAAATATACTTCTTCGAAGACCGGAAAGGTTTTATGGTACTTAATGTTTGCTGATTTTGAGGCTTCACAGCAATGTAAACAAATTGAGAGTTTTGTTGGTGATCTTTCTGACCAAGAGGATCAATTGAATTCTGGATATGGAGTTTGTCCTACAAAGCCAGCTGTCCACCGAGTGAGGAATCTTAGATCATTAGAATCACTTTTTGCATCTGGTAGGCCACAGAATGCTCTTTCTGGAAATGAGGCGCTTTCTTTACCTGCTTCTTATCCTGTATTAAAACCAGTTACTGAACTATCGGGATTAAACGAAGCTGATATAATCCGTTCTTCACCTTCACCTATGACTAAAGAATTTGGGGTCATGCGTTTGCTTAGTGGAGATAATGGCCATCTAAATATGTCACCTCCATCTATGGCTAAGGAATTTGGGGTCATGCGTCTGCCTAGTGGAGATAATGGTGatataaatacaatcacgaaatCTGATGCTTTAGTACATTCATATAACTGGAGTTCTGTTGTGCTAAACGCATCCATGCTGCTTATTGCAGTTTTCTCTTTTGCTTATACTGTGCTGTGGAAAAGGTGGAAGTTGCACAAGCAGGCAACAGATCCCGAATTGCATGTGACCTCCAAGAAGAAGAAAGCTCGAAAGTCAGGTTTGAGTAAGAAAAGTACCCGTGGCGAGAAGAATAAGAAAACTAATCATAATGATGATGCTGAAGTAAGTGGTGGATTCCCTGAAATTGGAAAGAGTGAGAAAGTTTTGGAACTGAACTTATTCAAGTATGGTAGTCTTGTATATCATAGGAAGATAGGTAAGTTGTTGGTCTCTAACACTGAAATAGCTAAGGGGAGCAATGGCACTATCGTACTCGAGGGAATCTATGATGGTCGTCCTGTAGCTGTTAAACGACTTGTCCAGACCCATCACGAAGTGGCTGTGAAAGAAATTCAGAATCTTATTGCCTCAGATCAACACCCAAATATTGTTCGTTGGTACGGGGTGGAGTACGATCAAGATTTTGTTTATCTCGCTCTTGAGCGTTGCACCTGTAGCTTATATGAGTTTACATCATCATTCTCCAGCTCCTGCCAAAAGCAATTTTCTGGAGATGACCAGGATGCCGGTTGTTTAACTGATTGCACCGTAAAATTTCAGTGGAAATCTGGAGATAAGGAGGACTTCCCGTTATGGAAGCCCAATGGATATCCTTCAGCTCACTTGTTAAAATTGATGAG AGATATGGTTCATGGCCTTGCCCATTTGCATGAACTGGGAATTGTACACCGGGACTTGAAGCCTCAGAATGTTCTTATAGTAAAGGAGAGATCTATAAGTGCAAAAATTTCAGATATGGGTATCAGCAAGCACCTTGCAGGGGACATGTCTGCATTAACCAAAAATTCCACTG GCTCTGGGAGTTCAGGCTGGCAAGCACCTGAGCAACTTCGTGATGAACGGCAGACACGTGCTGTGGATTTATTCAGTTTAGGTTGTGTACTCTTTTTCTGCATAACCGGGGGAAAACATCCATATGGGGATAGTCTTGAACGTGATGTAAATATAGTTAACAATCAAAAAGATTTATTCCTGATAGAGAATATTCCAGAGGCAGCAGATCTCATTAGTGCACTCCTACATCCAAAGCCAGAGCTGAG GCCAAAGGCAGTGGAAATACTGCATCATCCTTTCTTTTGGAATTCCGAGATGCGGCTTTCATTCCTCCGGGATGCCAGTGATAGAGTAGAATTAGAGGATAGAGAGAATGGATCTAAACTTTTGGAAGCAGTGGAAAGTGTTAAGACCGTGGCATTGGGTGGTTTGTGGAATGAAAAAATGGACAGTGCCTTTATCAATGACATTGGTCGCTACAGGCGTTACAAGTACGATAGTGTCCGCGATTTGTTACGTGTTATCAGAAATAAGTTAAACCATTATAGAGAACTTCCAAAGGAAATACAGGGAATTCTTGGACAGGTTCCTGAAGGATTTGAAAGCTATTTCTCCACCAGATTTCCAAGACTTATAATTGAGGTTTACAAAGTATTTCATGCATATTGTTTAGAAGAAGATATCTTTCAGAAATATTTCAGAGGCAATCAAATTTAG